AGCCTGGCACGGGCCCGATGCAGGGTCACACCCACCGTGTCGATGGACAGTCCCAACTCGGAAGCGATTTCCTCATAACTCAATCCGCTCAGACACCGCAGAGAGAAGACCGCGCTTTGCTGCGGCGCCAGCTCGCAGAGCGCCGCCCGAAGACGGTCGCCCATCTCGGCGTCCAAAGCCACCTGGTCCGGGCCCGGCCCCGACGCCGCAAGCTGCTCGCAGGAGATGCCCGGCACCCTCCGGCGACCGGTCCGAATCCGGCGCCGCAAGTGATCCAAGGCCCGCGCCGTGGCCAGCCGCTGGAGCAGCCCGGGCCAGTTCGTCACTTCCCGCCGGCCGGCGTACTCGATGGCCGACACGAAGGTCTCCTGAAAGCAATCCGCGGCATCGGCGTCCTGGCCAAGCAGCCGGTAGGCGGTCTTCCACACGATCGGACCGTGTTGGCGAACGATCACCGGCCACTCGATCACTGAAGTGCACCCTTCCGTGATGGTCAGTACTGCCGTCATGCGCCCACATAGTCGCCGGCGAGCGGTCCTTTCTTACACCGAAATGCGGGAGGATGCCAAGTTTCTGTCGGATCATGAGTTGCGCAGATCGGGGGGAGTGGTCGGCAATCGGCGGCCGGCGGTCCATCTGGATCCTGAGATCTGCTCCGGTCTCCGAGATTCCGGCTTGGCCCACGCCCACGCCGACTGGGTTGCCCGGCTCAGCCCAGGCTATCACCCCCCTGACCGCCGAGCCCTGAATGCCGACCGCAGGTCGTCACTTCCGATTGTTGATTCGATGTGTCCAGAAGCAACGGAAAGGCCGCGAAAACATGCGGGGCCCAAGCATGCGAGGCGGTTCAATGCGCCCACCGTTATTCCTCCCTTCTGAATGACTTACAAGCGTTTTTTGCACGAGAACGGATCTGGTCGGTCCCGACCGGAAGCTCCGCCGCCCAGAGACGCAGAACTCAACAGACTCGCGCCAAACCTGTTGCACTCTCAGGATCAGTGGGTAGAATGGACGGAGTAGCTCCGAATGGCGCCGCCGACGTGCCTCGGTATTTGCGGGCAGAGGCCGGAGCGAATCGCGTTCACCGTCGGTGTTCGTGGAAGTGGCGGACGCTTCGCAACAAAGGGGGCGGCGAGTGGCATGATGTGGATCTTACGGCCCGGCGGAATTGGCCGCTCGTGGTAGACACATATCTTGAAATGGAGGAGAGACTATGAGGCATGGTGCATTTGCACTTCTGATCGTGCTGACCATCGGGCTGGTGCCTGTTGCGGCCAGCGCGGCGTCGGTGGTCAGCGTCAACTTCACAGGTGGCAATCCGGGCTATTCCCTGGCCCCCACCGACTTGGCAGGCAACCCTAACGTTTCGGGAAGCTACATCAGCAATTGGAACAACGCCATGGGTGCTTCAGCCACGGATCTGGCCCTGGTTGATAGCGCCAATGCCGCCACTAGCCTGCGGCTGAGCTACTCGACTGACTTGGGCACGTGGACGCTGCCCAGCACCAGCGGCGGGGCCAATCTGTCCGGCGGGGCCAACCCGCAGATGATGCAAGGCTATCTCGATGCGGCCGACGCCGGCCGAGTGACGATCACCGGCCTGGCCGGCTACTTCAAGTCGTTCCAGGTAGCCATCTTCTTCGACGGCGACAATGGCGGCAACTGGCGTGTCGCTCAGTACACCATCATCGACAACGCCACCAGCTCGCAGCTCTTCCAGGGCTCGGGCGAAGACAGTGAGGGCGTCGATTTCAACGCCGGCGGCGGCGCGAGCGGAAACGAGAACCCTGACGGCCTCTTCCAGGTCCCCGTGTCCGAGGGAGACGGGAATCAGATGTGGCCGGCCAGCCCGAACAACGGCGAGGGCAACTTCCTGCTGACGGATGCTTTGACCGCCGACAGCATCACGATCCAGATGGGGGGGACCGCTGGCGATATTCATCGCGCGCCGATCAACGGGCTTCAGTTCATCGGCGAGCCGATTCCCGAGCCGGCGTCGCTGGTCCTTTTGGGTCTGGGCCTCTGCGGGCTGCTGGCCCAGCGCAAGAGGGCGTGAGGCCTCGGGACATTGAGTCAGAACAGATCGTCGGCGGCGGCCGCGTCTTCGTCGCGGCCGCCGCCGTATTGACTTGGGGGAAAAGAGTAGAAACCTCGGCTCATGTCCCCTTGGGGGTGCGTCCCGTTTTCCGCACTGCAAGCGGCTGCCCTGCGGTTGTCCCCAGTCGAAGTCCGGCTCGCCGGGCAGGCTGCCGTGCACGTCTCGATACCAAATTCCCTGGGCGCTGTTGGCCGTTGGACGCTGAGCGCTCCCTGCAAGATGAAGCCAAACGTGCTCACCAATGGGCACGGTGGAGCCAGACCAGGTTGTCGACGAACCCCCCCAGTTTCCAGTCGTTGGAGGCCAGGCGTTCGCCGACACAGCGGGAGACGCCTGGAAAGTGCTTGATGTCGTGGAAGGCGACGGTGGCCTTGGGGCCGAGCCATGGCTCGAGCCTGGCCCAGTCGATGCTCACCGATTCATAGCTGTGATCGCCGTCGAGGAAGAGGAAGCCGAGGGGGGCCTCGAAATCGCCCGGCTCCAGCAGTTCGCTGCGTTTGCGGATCGGGCGGATCACCGGGCCCAGGCCGCGGGTGTTGCTTTCGAAGACGGCGAGGGTGTCCTGCAAACCCTCGGGCATGGTCTCGTTGCCCCAGGTGTCGACGCAGTAGAGCCGGCCGGCGATTTGGCTGATGGCCGTGCCGATGTAGCAGGCGGAGGCTCCGAAGTGCGAGCCGACCTCGAGGGCGATAGTGCCAGGCGGGCAGGAGCGGGCCAGGCGATACAGCGTGACCAGTTCGACCGGGCTGCAGTAGGAGAAGATCGCCCCGGCGTTGCTGCCGGTGGCGGCGGATACGCGGCGGGTGACGAGCTCGAACTCGGACGGTCTGATCGCGCGCCGGGCGAAGGTCGTCAGTCGATCCAGGAGGGAGGGGGGGGCGGTGGGGCGCCACGAAGCGGGTTTGACTGCAGCGGTCTGGGTCATGGGTGGTAACCTTTCAGCAGGAAGCGGATGGCGCCTTCCATCTGGCCGAGGCGGAAGTGGAATGCGATGCGGTAGTCCGGGCTCAGCGCTTGGGGCGCGATCAGCCGGTAGTGGAGGTACTCGCGTGCGACGCGGCTGAACATGCGGAGGTGATCCCAGAACAGTCGGGTCCGCCAGGTCAGTGTGTCCTGCCGGTTGAACTGGAGCGATTTGCAGATCGGGCGCGACTGCCCGAAGCCGCGTTGCAGGCGGCAGAGATACGGCACGGACAGTCGATGCCGGGAGATGAAGTGTTCCAGGCTCATGGCCGGGTTGTACCATAGTTCGTAGCCGGTGTTCCGGATGCGGAAGACGATCTCAGTATCGCCGCCGGCGGTAAGATGTCTGCCGCTGCGGTCGGTGAGGATTCCGGCATCGAGCCAGCCGCAATCGCGCAGGGCCTGGCGTCGCAGGACGAGTCCGGCGCCGACCAGATGCGCGGGGCTGGCCGTGGGCTGAATGCGGAGGGGCTGGTTGCCGTAGTCCTGCTCGGCGAAGCTGGCCCGGTATCGGGCGACGGTCTGGTCGGGTGGGATCTCCCACGCGACGCGGGTTCGGCCGCCGATCGCGCCGGCTTGGGGGTAAGCGTTGCAGAACGCGATGGTCTGGCGGACCCAGTCGGGGGCGATGAAGCAGTCGTCGTCGATGAGCGCGATCCACTCGGAGTCGGTCTCGGCCACGGCCCGGCGGCGGGCGTAGGTCAACCCCTGCCGGCATTCGAGCACGCGGCGCAGGCCGGGGATGTGTCCGGCGGCCGCATACCGATCCACGACTGCGGCGGTGTCGTCGGTGCTGTTGTTGTCGATGACGAGCGTAGACCAGTTTTTGGAGGCATAGTCCTGGTGCTGGATGGCGGCCAAGGCGCGATCCAGCAGTCGGGCGTTGTTGTAGGTGCAGATCGCGAGCGTCACCTGGTCCATATCAGGCTGCTCCCTGCCTGGCGGCGTCGAGCTCGTGGCTCTCCCACTGGAGGGCCGGAGAGATCACCCCGCGCCGGCCGTCGGCGCCGGGACTGTTGACCGGGGACACCTCGAAGCGGATGGCGTCCTCGACGCGATCCAGGACGCGGCTGCTCTCCTGGTGGACGCCCACGGCGATGTCGTAGTAGCCGGGCTTCCACACGTCGCCGGGCAGATGGCAGAGGGTCCGGCAGCGACCGGGTCGGCGGACGAGCGGTACGCTGCCCGGGCAGTCCTGTTCGGCGGACACGAACACGGCCACATC
The window above is part of the Phycisphaerae bacterium genome. Proteins encoded here:
- a CDS encoding sigma-70 family RNA polymerase sigma factor, which translates into the protein MTAVLTITEGCTSVIEWPVIVRQHGPIVWKTAYRLLGQDADAADCFQETFVSAIEYAGRREVTNWPGLLQRLATARALDHLRRRIRTGRRRVPGISCEQLAASGPGPDQVALDAEMGDRLRAALCELAPQQSAVFSLRCLSGLSYEEIASELGLSIDTVGVTLHRARARLQEFLGGSTGRKN
- a CDS encoding PEP-CTERM sorting domain-containing protein → MRHGAFALLIVLTIGLVPVAASAASVVSVNFTGGNPGYSLAPTDLAGNPNVSGSYISNWNNAMGASATDLALVDSANAATSLRLSYSTDLGTWTLPSTSGGANLSGGANPQMMQGYLDAADAGRVTITGLAGYFKSFQVAIFFDGDNGGNWRVAQYTIIDNATSSQLFQGSGEDSEGVDFNAGGGASGNENPDGLFQVPVSEGDGNQMWPASPNNGEGNFLLTDALTADSITIQMGGTAGDIHRAPINGLQFIGEPIPEPASLVLLGLGLCGLLAQRKRA
- a CDS encoding class I SAM-dependent methyltransferase gives rise to the protein MTQTAAVKPASWRPTAPPSLLDRLTTFARRAIRPSEFELVTRRVSAATGSNAGAIFSYCSPVELVTLYRLARSCPPGTIALEVGSHFGASACYIGTAISQIAGRLYCVDTWGNETMPEGLQDTLAVFESNTRGLGPVIRPIRKRSELLEPGDFEAPLGFLFLDGDHSYESVSIDWARLEPWLGPKATVAFHDIKHFPGVSRCVGERLASNDWKLGGFVDNLVWLHRAHW
- a CDS encoding glycosyltransferase family 2 protein, whose amino-acid sequence is MDQVTLAICTYNNARLLDRALAAIQHQDYASKNWSTLVIDNNSTDDTAAVVDRYAAAGHIPGLRRVLECRQGLTYARRRAVAETDSEWIALIDDDCFIAPDWVRQTIAFCNAYPQAGAIGGRTRVAWEIPPDQTVARYRASFAEQDYGNQPLRIQPTASPAHLVGAGLVLRRQALRDCGWLDAGILTDRSGRHLTAGGDTEIVFRIRNTGYELWYNPAMSLEHFISRHRLSVPYLCRLQRGFGQSRPICKSLQFNRQDTLTWRTRLFWDHLRMFSRVAREYLHYRLIAPQALSPDYRIAFHFRLGQMEGAIRFLLKGYHP